A genomic stretch from Streptomyces sp. QL37 includes:
- the nadA gene encoding quinolinate synthase NadA — MRVVTTAQPLDVQPTPLALLLLGREADPRSERGVECPGDLPSPSDPDLVERARAAKEKLGDKVFVLGHHYQRDEVIQFADVTGDSFKLARDAAARPEAEYIVFCGVHFMAESADILTGDDQKVVLPDLAAGCSMADMATAEQVAECWDVLTEAGVADQVVPVSYMNSSADIKAFTGKHGGTICTSSNAKRALEWAFEQGDKVLFLPDQHLGRNTAVRDMGMTLEDCVLYNPHKPNGGLTAEQLRDAKMILWRGHCSVHGRFSVESVEDVRARIPGVNVLVHPECKHEVVAAADHVGSTEYIIKALEAAPAGSKWAIGTELNLVRRLANRFAEEDKEIVFLDKTVCFCSTMNRIDLPHLVWTLESLAEGNLVNRIQVDAETEKFAKLALERMLALP, encoded by the coding sequence GTGCGTGTCGTGACCACCGCCCAGCCCCTGGATGTCCAGCCGACGCCCCTCGCCCTTCTGCTGCTCGGCCGCGAGGCCGACCCGCGGAGCGAGCGCGGGGTCGAATGCCCCGGCGACCTGCCCTCCCCGTCCGACCCGGACCTCGTGGAGCGGGCTCGCGCCGCCAAGGAGAAGCTCGGGGACAAGGTCTTCGTGCTCGGGCACCACTACCAGCGCGACGAGGTCATCCAGTTCGCGGACGTCACCGGCGACTCCTTCAAGCTCGCCCGTGACGCGGCGGCACGGCCCGAGGCGGAGTACATCGTCTTCTGCGGCGTGCACTTCATGGCCGAGTCCGCGGACATCCTGACGGGCGACGACCAGAAGGTCGTCCTGCCGGACCTGGCCGCCGGCTGCTCGATGGCCGACATGGCCACCGCGGAGCAGGTCGCCGAGTGCTGGGACGTGCTGACGGAGGCGGGAGTCGCCGACCAGGTCGTGCCGGTCTCGTACATGAACTCCTCCGCCGACATCAAGGCCTTCACCGGTAAGCACGGCGGCACCATCTGCACCTCGTCCAACGCGAAGCGGGCGCTGGAGTGGGCGTTCGAACAGGGCGACAAGGTGCTCTTCCTGCCGGACCAGCACCTGGGCCGGAACACGGCCGTGCGGGACATGGGGATGACCCTGGAGGACTGCGTCCTCTACAACCCGCACAAGCCGAACGGCGGCCTGACCGCCGAGCAGCTGCGTGACGCGAAGATGATCCTCTGGCGCGGGCACTGCTCCGTGCACGGGCGCTTCTCGGTGGAGTCCGTCGAGGACGTACGGGCGCGGATCCCGGGGGTCAACGTGCTGGTGCACCCGGAGTGCAAGCACGAGGTCGTGGCGGCCGCGGACCACGTGGGCTCGACGGAGTACATCATCAAGGCCCTGGAGGCGGCCCCGGCCGGCTCGAAGTGGGCCATCGGCACGGAGCTGAACCTGGTGCGCCGGCTGGCGAACCGTTTCGCCGAGGAGGACAAGGAGATCGTCTTCCTCGACAAGACGGTGTGCTTCTGCTCGACGATGAACCGGATCGACCTGCCGCACCTGGTGTGGACCCTGGAGTCCCTGGCCGAGGGGAACCTCGTCAACCGGATCCAGGTCGACGCGGAGACGGAGAAGTTCGCGAAGCTGGCGCTGGAGCGGATGCTGGCGCTGCCGTAG
- the coxB gene encoding cytochrome c oxidase subunit II, with product MSPNGSDRSSRRPMRRKLPQVLTAGLVLATASGCSYNWEDFPRLGMPTPVTEEAPRILSLWQGSWAAALATGVLVWGLILWSVIFHRRSRTKVEVPQQTRYNMPIEALYTVVPLIIVSVFFYFTARDESKLLELSPKPAHTINVVGYQWSWGFNYIENVEGEPSTGGKISKELDAIPDKFQKDFPANANGVYDVGIPGTRNPQNGNPGPTLWLPKGEKVRFILTSRDVIHSFWVVPFLMKQDVIPGHTNSFEVTPKKEGTYMGKCAELCGVDHSRMLFNVKIVSPERYQQHLKELAEKGQTGYVPSGIEQTDPARNAETNKL from the coding sequence GTGAGTCCCAACGGCTCCGACCGCTCGTCGCGGCGCCCGATGCGGCGGAAGCTGCCGCAGGTGCTGACTGCGGGCCTGGTCCTGGCGACGGCCTCCGGTTGTTCATACAACTGGGAGGATTTCCCCCGCCTCGGTATGCCCACCCCGGTAACGGAAGAGGCCCCTCGGATCCTCTCCCTCTGGCAGGGCTCGTGGGCGGCAGCGCTCGCCACGGGCGTCCTTGTCTGGGGGCTGATCCTGTGGAGCGTCATCTTCCACCGGCGAAGCAGGACCAAGGTGGAGGTACCTCAGCAGACCAGGTACAACATGCCTATCGAGGCGCTGTACACAGTGGTCCCCCTCATCATCGTCTCGGTGTTCTTCTACTTCACCGCGCGCGATGAATCGAAGCTCCTCGAGCTCAGCCCGAAGCCGGCCCACACGATCAACGTGGTCGGCTACCAGTGGAGCTGGGGCTTCAACTACATCGAGAACGTGGAGGGCGAGCCCTCCACCGGCGGCAAGATCTCCAAGGAGCTCGACGCCATCCCCGACAAGTTCCAGAAGGACTTCCCGGCGAACGCCAACGGCGTCTACGACGTGGGTATCCCTGGTACGCGTAACCCGCAGAACGGCAACCCGGGTCCGACCCTGTGGCTGCCGAAGGGGGAGAAGGTCCGTTTCATCCTGACTTCGCGTGACGTCATCCACTCCTTCTGGGTGGTGCCGTTCCTCATGAAGCAGGACGTCATTCCGGGCCACACCAACTCCTTCGAGGTCACGCCGAAGAAGGAGGGCACCTACATGGGTAAGTGCGCCGAGCTCTGCGGTGTCGACCACTCCCGGATGCTCTTCAACGTCAAGATCGTCTCTCCGGAGCGTTACCAGCAGCACCTCAAGGAGCTGGCGGAGAAGGGTCAGACGGGCTACGTGCCGTCAGGCATCGAGCAGACGGACCCGGCCAGGAATGCGGAGACGAACAAACTGTGA
- the ctaD gene encoding cytochrome c oxidase subunit I: MSILNESQGAAAADDSFEDELPVRRKQPGSVVVKWLTTTDHKTIGTMYLVTSFAFFCIGGLLALFMRAELARPGTQIMSNEQFNQAFTMHGTIMLLMFATPLFAGFANWIMPLQIGAPDVAFPRLNMFAYWLYLFGSLIAVAGFLTPQGAADFGWFAYSPLSDAVRSPGVGADMWIMGLAFSGFGTILGSVNFITTIICMRAPGMTMFRMPIFTWNVLLTGVLVLLAFPVLAAALLALEADRKFGAHVFDAANGGALLWQHLFWFFGHPEVYIIALPFFGIVSEIIPVFSRKPIFGYVGLIAATIAIAGLSATVWAHHMYVTGGVLLPFFSFMTFLIAVPTGVKFFNWIGTMWKGSLSFETPMLWSVGFLITFPFGGLTGVILASPPLDFHISDSYFVVAHFHYVVFGTVVFAMFAGFHFWWPKFTGKMLDERLGKMTFWTLFIGFHGTFLVQHWLGAEGMPRRYADYLAADGFTALNTISTISSFVLGLSMLPFMYNVWKTAKYGKKIEVDDPWGYGRSLEWATSCPPPRHNFLSLPRIRSESPAFDLHHPEIAALEQLDHLSEGDKVLVGGKEDGK; the protein is encoded by the coding sequence GTGAGCATCCTCAATGAATCCCAGGGTGCCGCGGCAGCAGACGACTCGTTCGAGGACGAGCTGCCGGTGCGGCGCAAGCAGCCGGGGAGTGTCGTCGTCAAGTGGCTGACCACCACTGACCACAAGACGATCGGCACGATGTACCTGGTCACATCGTTCGCCTTCTTCTGCATCGGTGGCCTCCTGGCGCTCTTCATGCGCGCCGAGCTGGCCCGTCCGGGTACGCAGATCATGTCGAACGAGCAGTTCAACCAGGCGTTCACGATGCACGGCACGATCATGCTGCTGATGTTCGCGACGCCGCTGTTCGCGGGGTTCGCGAACTGGATCATGCCGCTGCAGATCGGCGCGCCCGACGTGGCGTTCCCGCGGCTGAACATGTTCGCGTACTGGCTGTACCTCTTCGGCTCGCTGATCGCCGTGGCCGGCTTCCTCACCCCGCAGGGTGCGGCCGACTTCGGGTGGTTCGCCTACTCCCCGCTGTCGGACGCGGTCCGCTCGCCGGGCGTCGGTGCCGACATGTGGATCATGGGTCTGGCCTTCTCCGGCTTCGGAACGATCCTCGGCTCGGTCAACTTCATCACCACGATCATCTGCATGCGCGCCCCCGGCATGACGATGTTCCGCATGCCGATCTTCACCTGGAACGTCCTGCTGACCGGTGTCCTGGTCCTGCTGGCCTTCCCGGTCCTCGCCGCCGCGCTGCTCGCGCTGGAGGCCGACCGCAAGTTCGGTGCGCACGTCTTCGACGCGGCCAACGGTGGTGCGCTGCTGTGGCAACACCTCTTCTGGTTCTTCGGCCATCCGGAGGTGTACATCATCGCTCTGCCGTTCTTCGGCATCGTCTCCGAGATCATTCCGGTGTTCAGCCGCAAGCCGATCTTCGGCTACGTAGGCCTGATCGCGGCGACGATCGCCATCGCCGGCCTCTCCGCGACGGTGTGGGCGCACCACATGTATGTGACGGGCGGCGTGCTGTTGCCGTTCTTCTCCTTCATGACATTCCTCATCGCGGTACCGACCGGTGTGAAATTCTTCAACTGGATCGGCACGATGTGGAAGGGATCGTTGTCCTTCGAGACACCGATGCTCTGGTCCGTCGGCTTCCTGATCACCTTCCCCTTCGGTGGTCTGACCGGCGTGATCCTGGCCTCGCCGCCGCTGGACTTCCACATCTCCGACTCGTACTTCGTCGTCGCGCACTTCCACTACGTCGTCTTCGGCACCGTGGTCTTCGCGATGTTCGCCGGGTTCCACTTCTGGTGGCCGAAGTTCACCGGCAAGATGCTGGACGAGCGGCTCGGGAAGATGACCTTCTGGACGCTGTTCATCGGCTTCCACGGCACCTTCCTGGTGCAGCACTGGCTCGGTGCCGAGGGCATGCCGCGTCGCTACGCGGACTATCTCGCGGCCGACGGCTTCACCGCCCTGAACACGATCTCGACGATCTCCTCGTTCGTGCTCGGACTGTCGATGCTTCCGTTCATGTACAACGTCTGGAAGACCGCCAAGTACGGCAAGAAGATCGAGGTCGACGACCCCTGGGGCTACGGCCGTTCGCTCGAATGGGCGACGTCCTGCCCGCCCCCGCGGCACAACTTCCTCAGCCTGCCGAGGATCCGTTCCGAATCCCCGGCGTTCGACCTGCACCACCCGGAGATCGCGGCACTCGAGCAGCTCGATCACCTGTCCGAGGGTGACAAGGTCCTCGTCGGTGGCAAGGAGGACGGCAAGTGA
- a CDS encoding iron-sulfur cluster assembly accessory protein codes for MSVSDETTTVSDGILLSDAAADKVRTLLEQEGRDDLALRVAVQPGGCSGLRYQLFFDERSLDGDVVKDFGGVKVVTDRMSAPYLGGASVDFVDTIEKQGFTIDNPNATGSCACGDSFS; via the coding sequence ATGTCCGTATCGGACGAGACCACCACCGTGAGCGACGGCATCCTCCTGTCCGACGCCGCCGCAGACAAGGTCAGGACCCTGCTGGAGCAGGAAGGCCGTGACGACCTCGCGCTGCGCGTCGCCGTACAGCCCGGCGGCTGCTCGGGCCTGCGCTACCAGCTCTTCTTCGACGAGCGCTCGCTCGACGGTGACGTCGTGAAGGACTTCGGCGGCGTCAAGGTCGTCACGGACCGGATGAGCGCCCCGTACCTGGGCGGCGCCTCCGTCGACTTCGTGGACACCATCGAGAAGCAGGGCTTCACGATCGACAACCCGAACGCCACGGGCTCCTGCGCCTGCGGTGACTCCTTCAGCTGA
- a CDS encoding carbohydrate kinase family protein, producing MRIAVTGSIATDHLMTFPGRFADQLVADQLHTVSLSFLVDNLDVRRGGVGANIAFGMGVLGTQPILVGAVGADFDDYRAWLDRHGVDTGSVRVSEVLHTARFVCTTDADHNQIGSFYTGAMSEARLIELKSVADRVGGLDLVSIGADDPEAMLRHTEECRSRGIPFAADFSQQIARMDGEEIRILLDGATYLFSNEYEKGLIESKTGWSDEEILSKVGHRVTTLGARGVRIERAGQDPIEVGCAEEERKADPTGVGDAFRAGFLSGLAWGVGLERAAQVGCMLATLVIETVGTQEYTLRRTNFMDRFTKAYGDEAASEVRKHLS from the coding sequence GTGCGCATCGCAGTCACCGGCTCCATCGCAACCGACCACCTCATGACCTTCCCCGGCCGATTCGCCGACCAGCTGGTCGCGGATCAGCTGCACACGGTCTCCCTCTCCTTCCTCGTCGACAACCTCGACGTGCGACGCGGCGGGGTCGGCGCCAACATCGCCTTCGGCATGGGCGTGCTCGGCACGCAGCCGATCCTCGTGGGCGCCGTCGGAGCGGACTTCGACGACTACCGTGCCTGGCTCGACCGGCACGGCGTCGACACCGGTTCCGTCCGTGTCTCCGAGGTGCTGCACACCGCGCGCTTCGTCTGCACCACGGACGCCGACCACAACCAGATCGGCTCCTTCTACACGGGCGCCATGAGCGAGGCCCGGCTGATCGAGCTCAAGAGCGTCGCCGACCGCGTGGGCGGCCTCGACCTCGTCTCGATCGGGGCCGACGACCCCGAGGCGATGCTCCGCCACACGGAGGAGTGCCGCTCGCGGGGCATTCCGTTCGCCGCGGACTTCTCGCAGCAGATCGCCCGGATGGACGGCGAGGAGATCCGGATCCTCCTCGACGGCGCGACGTACCTCTTCTCCAACGAGTACGAGAAGGGGCTCATCGAGTCCAAGACCGGCTGGAGCGACGAGGAGATCCTGTCCAAGGTCGGCCACCGCGTCACCACCCTCGGCGCCCGTGGCGTCCGCATCGAGCGGGCCGGCCAGGACCCGATCGAGGTCGGCTGCGCCGAGGAGGAGCGCAAGGCGGACCCGACCGGCGTCGGCGACGCCTTCCGGGCCGGTTTCCTCTCCGGCCTCGCCTGGGGCGTCGGCCTGGAGCGCGCCGCCCAGGTCGGCTGCATGCTCGCGACCCTGGTCATCGAGACGGTCGGCACCCAGGAGTACACCCTGCGCCGCACCAACTTCATGGACCGCTTCACCAAGGCCTACGGGGACGAGGCGGCCTCCGAGGTCCGCAAGCACCTCTCCTAG
- a CDS encoding cytochrome c oxidase subunit 4 has protein sequence MKIQGKLFIWLSVFMLAMAVTYGVWSKEPVGTTALVLAFGLTIMIGFYLAFTANRVDAMAQDNKEADVADEAGEVGFFSPHSWQPLSLAIGGAFLFMAVVFGWWLAYFSAPLLLIGLFGWVFEYYRGENRTQ, from the coding sequence GTGAAGATCCAGGGCAAGCTCTTCATCTGGCTGAGCGTCTTCATGCTGGCCATGGCCGTCACGTACGGCGTCTGGTCCAAGGAGCCGGTCGGTACGACCGCGCTGGTCCTGGCCTTCGGCCTGACCATCATGATCGGCTTCTACCTGGCCTTCACGGCCAACAGGGTCGACGCGATGGCCCAGGACAACAAGGAAGCCGACGTCGCGGACGAAGCCGGTGAGGTGGGCTTCTTCTCGCCGCACAGCTGGCAGCCGCTCTCGCTGGCCATCGGTGGAGCGTTCCTCTTCATGGCCGTCGTCTTCGGCTGGTGGCTGGCCTACTTCTCGGCCCCGCTGCTCCTGATCGGCCTCTTCGGCTGGGTCTTCGAGTACTACCGGGGAGAGAACCGCACCCAGTAG
- a CDS encoding cysteine desulfurase/sulfurtransferase TusA family protein codes for MPYFDAASSAPLHPVARQALHASLDEGWADPARLYREGRRAAMLLDAARETAAEAVGCRPDELVFTSSGTRAVHSAVAGALSGRRRVGRHLVLSAVEHSSVLHSATALDAAGGSFTEVPVDRTGAVDPSAYARALRPDTALACLQSANHEVGTEQPVAETAELCADAGVPLLVDAAQSLGWGPVPGRWSLLAASAHKWGGPAGVGLLAVRKGVRFAPQGPADERESGRAAGFENIPAIVAAAASLRAVRAEAEAEGARLRALVDRIRASVGGLVPDVEVVGDPVRRLPHLVTFSCLYVDGETLLHELDRAGFSVSSGSSCTSSTLTPSHVLKAMGVLTEGNIRVSLPPGTTEEEVDGFLDVLPGVVAEVRERLGAPASAAPSPAPRASLVVDALGRRCPIPVIELAKVIGEVPVGGTVTVLSDDEAARLDIPAWCAMREQEYVGEEPADHGSAYVVRRLL; via the coding sequence GTGCCCTACTTCGACGCGGCTTCCTCCGCCCCCCTGCATCCCGTCGCCCGTCAGGCGCTGCATGCCTCGCTGGACGAGGGATGGGCCGATCCCGCCCGGCTCTACCGCGAGGGGCGGCGGGCCGCGATGCTGCTGGACGCGGCCAGGGAGACGGCGGCGGAGGCGGTCGGCTGCCGTCCGGACGAGCTCGTCTTCACCTCGTCCGGCACCCGGGCGGTGCACTCGGCGGTCGCCGGCGCGCTTTCCGGGCGTCGGCGTGTCGGCCGCCATCTGGTGCTGTCGGCCGTCGAGCACTCCTCGGTACTCCATTCGGCCACGGCCCTCGACGCGGCGGGAGGATCCTTCACCGAGGTGCCGGTGGACCGGACCGGCGCGGTGGACCCGTCGGCGTACGCCCGGGCCCTTCGCCCGGACACCGCGCTGGCCTGTCTGCAGTCCGCCAACCACGAGGTGGGGACCGAGCAGCCGGTGGCCGAGACCGCCGAGCTCTGTGCCGACGCGGGCGTGCCGCTGCTGGTGGACGCGGCGCAGTCGCTGGGCTGGGGGCCGGTGCCCGGCCGCTGGTCGCTGCTGGCCGCGAGCGCCCACAAATGGGGCGGACCGGCCGGGGTCGGACTGCTGGCGGTGCGCAAGGGGGTCCGGTTCGCCCCCCAAGGGCCTGCCGACGAACGGGAGTCGGGCCGGGCGGCCGGCTTCGAGAACATCCCGGCGATCGTGGCGGCCGCGGCCTCGCTGCGGGCGGTGCGCGCGGAGGCCGAGGCGGAGGGCGCCCGGCTGCGCGCCCTCGTGGACCGGATCCGGGCCTCGGTGGGGGGCCTGGTGCCCGATGTGGAGGTGGTCGGCGATCCGGTGCGGCGGCTGCCGCACCTGGTCACCTTCTCCTGTCTCTATGTCGACGGGGAGACACTGCTCCATGAGCTGGACCGGGCCGGATTCTCCGTTTCCTCCGGTTCGTCCTGCACGAGCAGCACCCTGACGCCCAGCCACGTCCTCAAGGCGATGGGGGTGCTCACGGAGGGGAACATCCGGGTGTCGCTCCCGCCCGGGACGACGGAGGAAGAGGTCGACGGCTTCCTCGACGTGCTGCCCGGGGTGGTGGCCGAGGTGCGGGAGAGGCTCGGCGCGCCCGCCTCGGCGGCCCCCTCCCCTGCGCCGCGGGCCTCGCTCGTGGTCGACGCCCTGGGCCGGCGCTGCCCGATTCCGGTGATCGAACTCGCAAAGGTGATCGGAGAGGTACCCGTGGGCGGCACGGTGACGGTGCTCTCGGACGACGAGGCCGCCCGCCTCGACATCCCGGCCTGGTGCGCGATGCGCGAACAGGAGTACGTGGGCGAGGAGCCGGCGGACCACGGCTCGGCCTATGTGGTCCGCCGGCTCCTCTGA
- a CDS encoding Ig-like domain-containing protein, whose amino-acid sequence MNHTPRIRTVVSCTLLVVTLVAGATACGEPDGHPLSLKPYDAADLVSFNGPSGNEKADPDKPLEVTVKEDDAKITDVTAVDTEGRHLAGELDADGKRWHSTTSLAAGTRYTVKVSTENGDGAPGSRTYGFGTTSAKKFLKVAFGPQAGTYGVGQPVTAELSAPVTDRASRATVERGLQVRSTPAVTGSWYWVDAKTLHYRPKEYWPADATIDVRSNLKGIKVTNALYGAAAKPLKLTTGDRIEAITDASDHSMTVLRNGEVINTLPVTTGKPGFDTRNGVKVVLAKEQFVRMRGESIGIAAGSSESYDLPVYWATRVTWSGEYVHAAPWSTGSQGSANVSHGCTGMSTADAQWFFETVREGDIVKVVGSEGETMTPFDNGFGDWNLDWDAWRKGSALHGGGTPDSGTDVEAARLRPQV is encoded by the coding sequence ATGAACCACACGCCGCGCATCCGCACCGTAGTGAGCTGCACCCTGCTGGTCGTGACCCTGGTAGCGGGTGCGACCGCCTGTGGCGAGCCCGACGGCCATCCGCTGTCGCTGAAGCCGTACGACGCAGCCGACCTGGTCTCCTTCAACGGCCCCTCCGGGAACGAGAAGGCCGACCCCGACAAACCGCTCGAAGTCACCGTCAAGGAAGACGACGCGAAGATCACGGACGTGACGGCCGTCGACACGGAGGGCCGCCATCTGGCGGGCGAACTCGACGCCGACGGGAAGCGGTGGCACTCCACCACCTCGCTCGCGGCCGGCACCCGATACACCGTCAAGGTCTCCACCGAGAACGGCGACGGCGCCCCTGGGAGCCGTACGTACGGCTTCGGCACGACCTCGGCCAAGAAGTTCCTGAAGGTGGCATTCGGCCCTCAGGCGGGCACCTACGGCGTCGGACAGCCCGTCACGGCGGAACTCAGCGCTCCGGTCACCGACAGGGCCTCCAGGGCCACCGTGGAACGCGGGCTGCAGGTCCGGTCCACCCCCGCCGTCACGGGCTCCTGGTACTGGGTCGACGCCAAGACCCTGCACTACCGGCCCAAGGAGTACTGGCCCGCCGACGCCACCATCGACGTCCGCAGCAACCTCAAGGGCATAAAGGTCACCAACGCCCTCTACGGGGCGGCCGCGAAGCCCCTGAAACTCACGACCGGCGACCGCATAGAAGCGATCACCGACGCCTCCGACCACTCGATGACCGTGCTGCGCAACGGTGAGGTGATCAACACCCTGCCGGTCACCACGGGCAAGCCCGGCTTCGACACGCGCAACGGCGTCAAGGTGGTGCTGGCCAAGGAACAGTTCGTACGCATGCGCGGGGAGAGCATCGGCATCGCCGCCGGCTCCTCGGAGTCGTACGACCTGCCCGTCTACTGGGCGACACGCGTCACCTGGAGCGGTGAGTACGTCCACGCGGCGCCCTGGTCGACCGGTTCGCAGGGCAGCGCCAACGTCAGCCACGGCTGCACGGGGATGAGCACCGCCGACGCCCAGTGGTTCTTCGAGACCGTACGTGAGGGCGACATCGTCAAGGTCGTCGGGAGCGAGGGCGAGACGATGACGCCGTTCGACAACGGCTTCGGCGACTGGAACCTGGACTGGGACGCCTGGCGGAAGGGCAGTGCCCTGCACGGGGGCGGCACACCGGACTCGGGCACCGACGTCGAGGCGGCGCGGCTGCGCCCCCAGGTCTGA